A window from Neodiprion fabricii isolate iyNeoFabr1 chromosome 2, iyNeoFabr1.1, whole genome shotgun sequence encodes these proteins:
- the LOC124176777 gene encoding ubiquitin domain-containing protein UBFD1-like isoform X2, whose translation MECVELITNSKAPDNSSKNDLSKPESKANDNAAAATSQDEPKERIDFKIIYNKQKIDVNFPLDNTVKDLKAHLQDIIAVPQAMQKVMIKGLAKDEQTLRSLGVTKGAKIMIVGSKLNDVLAVSIPTKQDLVDEAATATSKEPLSQQTMHRKVLDKGIPEDVIPGILNSKESLPDFPLTGMLNKSGGKVRLTFKLEQDQLWIGTKERTDKIPMNSIKGVLSEPIHDHPEYHIMAIQLGPTEASRYWIYWVPAQYVSAIKDSILGKWQYF comes from the exons AACTGATCACAAACTCAAAAGCGCCAGACAATTCGTCGAAAAATGATTTGTCCAAGCCAGAATCGAAAGCGAATGATAATGCCGCGGCAGCAACTTCCCAAGATGAACCTAAGGAACGAATCGACTTCAAGATAATCtacaacaaacaaaaaatagacGTCAATTTTCCACTAGATAACACAGTCAAAGACTTGAAGGCTCATTTACAGGACATTATCGCAGTGCCACAGGCCATGCAGAAAGTGATGATCAAAGGATTGGCAAAAGACGAACAAACTCTGAGAAGTTTGGGCGTTACAAAAGGCGCCAAAATTATGATTGTCGGTTCCAAGCTGAACGACGTTTTGGCTGTTTCAATACCCACAAAGCAGGACTTAGTCGATGAAGCAGCTACTGCTACAAGTAAGGAACCTTTGTCGCAGCAAACAATGCACCGTAAGGTCTTGGATAAAGGTATTCCTGAGGATGTGATACCTGGTATACTAAATAGCAAG GAATCACTTCCGGACTTTCCACTCACCGGTATGTTGAACAAGTCGGGTGGGAAAGTTCGTCTAACGTTCAAATTGGAGCAAGATCAACTATGGATTGGAACTAAGGAACGCACAGACAAGATACCAATGAACTCAATAAAAGGTGTTCTCAGCGAACCAATCCACGATCATCCGGAATACCACATAATG GCGATTCAATTGGGTCCGACAGAAGCATCGAGGTACTGGATATACTGGGTACCTGCGCAATATGTTTCGGCTATAAAAGATTCTATTTTGGGTAAATGGCAATATTTctga
- the LOC124176777 gene encoding ubiquitin domain-containing protein UBFD1-like isoform X1, with protein sequence MECVGTAKGDSNDNCCVTELITNSKAPDNSSKNDLSKPESKANDNAAAATSQDEPKERIDFKIIYNKQKIDVNFPLDNTVKDLKAHLQDIIAVPQAMQKVMIKGLAKDEQTLRSLGVTKGAKIMIVGSKLNDVLAVSIPTKQDLVDEAATATSKEPLSQQTMHRKVLDKGIPEDVIPGILNSKESLPDFPLTGMLNKSGGKVRLTFKLEQDQLWIGTKERTDKIPMNSIKGVLSEPIHDHPEYHIMAIQLGPTEASRYWIYWVPAQYVSAIKDSILGKWQYF encoded by the exons GAACGGCAAAGGGTGACAGTAATGACAACTGCTGTGTTACAGAACTGATCACAAACTCAAAAGCGCCAGACAATTCGTCGAAAAATGATTTGTCCAAGCCAGAATCGAAAGCGAATGATAATGCCGCGGCAGCAACTTCCCAAGATGAACCTAAGGAACGAATCGACTTCAAGATAATCtacaacaaacaaaaaatagacGTCAATTTTCCACTAGATAACACAGTCAAAGACTTGAAGGCTCATTTACAGGACATTATCGCAGTGCCACAGGCCATGCAGAAAGTGATGATCAAAGGATTGGCAAAAGACGAACAAACTCTGAGAAGTTTGGGCGTTACAAAAGGCGCCAAAATTATGATTGTCGGTTCCAAGCTGAACGACGTTTTGGCTGTTTCAATACCCACAAAGCAGGACTTAGTCGATGAAGCAGCTACTGCTACAAGTAAGGAACCTTTGTCGCAGCAAACAATGCACCGTAAGGTCTTGGATAAAGGTATTCCTGAGGATGTGATACCTGGTATACTAAATAGCAAG GAATCACTTCCGGACTTTCCACTCACCGGTATGTTGAACAAGTCGGGTGGGAAAGTTCGTCTAACGTTCAAATTGGAGCAAGATCAACTATGGATTGGAACTAAGGAACGCACAGACAAGATACCAATGAACTCAATAAAAGGTGTTCTCAGCGAACCAATCCACGATCATCCGGAATACCACATAATG GCGATTCAATTGGGTCCGACAGAAGCATCGAGGTACTGGATATACTGGGTACCTGCGCAATATGTTTCGGCTATAAAAGATTCTATTTTGGGTAAATGGCAATATTTctga